GCCGCCCAGACGAAGAGCAGGGCTAATCCCCGCCTCCCCGGCAGCCCCCGTCCCAGCCTCCCCCGCAGTACCACGTACAGGGCCGCCAGGGCCGCGCCGGCGTATATCCCCGTGCAGCGCCAGCACAAAAGCGCCAGGCCCCCCACCGTCGGCGTCAGGCCGGGGAGCCGGTGGCAGACGGCCCGCGCCGCCTCTTCCAGGAATTCGACCGTCGTCATCACCCCTACACCCCGAAGGCGTCATCCCCCGCGGGGCGGTTCCGGACAAGGGGCTCAAGCCCCGCGCCTCAAGGTATCGTCCCCCTCGCGGGCGGTTTTGGTTTATAATGACCAGGCAGTATCACGAGGTGGGGTGGATATGCCGCGCGGGTTCATTCTCGTTCTCTCGGCCGCTCTGGCTGTTTTTCTCGCCGGCTGCGGCGCCGTCCACGACGTCCGGGACATCGAGTTCCACAAAGAGAAGGCGCTCCTGGGCGACCGGGACTACCTCTTCGAGCTGACCGAGTCGCTGGACTACCTGGACGACGTGAACCTGCGCCTGGCGGTGGTGGACGCCCTGGACGAGATAGGGGACAAAGGGGCGACGATGGCCCTGGTGGCGGCCATGCGCTCGGACCCCGACCCCACGGTGCGCCTGGCCGTCCCGCCGGTGCTGGCCCGGATGGGCGCCCGCAACGCCATCGAGCCGCTGGCGGCCAAGATAACCGACGACGACCCCGCCATGCGCAAGGCGGCCCTCGCGGCCCTCCAGCAGTTCGGCGACGTCCCCGCCCAGGCCTACCTCCCCGGCCTCAAGTCCGCCGACGGCGGCATCCAGACCGAGACGGTCAAGGCCCTCGGCATGCTGCGCGACCCCGACCTGGTGCCCATCTTCTTCAACGCCTTCTTCGACCCCGTCA
This bacterium DNA region includes the following protein-coding sequences:
- a CDS encoding HEAT repeat domain-containing protein gives rise to the protein MPRGFILVLSAALAVFLAGCGAVHDVRDIEFHKEKALLGDRDYLFELTESLDYLDDVNLRLAVVDALDEIGDKGATMALVAAMRSDPDPTVRLAVPPVLARMGARNAIEPLAAKITDDDPAMRKAALAALQQFGDVPAQAYLPGLKSADGGIQTETVKALGMLRDPDLVPIFFNAFFDPVTAAGAKKQMIAELGHLGEDGVDCLYHIMLQTPDETMQQAVRRELEASPSDRAARLLAEYDTGGEAFGWDLHWETPRGATVVTGEVIEVNVVATDNASLMLVTDRGSHIHCHFTGYT